The genomic segment CAGATTCTGGCTGGGCAAAATTCGGTTGGGGTAAAATTTACGGGCAATGGTGCTGCGGTGCGGTTATTTTTGCATACGATATGGAAAAATTCGTCCCGCTCAACCTTTTAGAAAAGCTGGAGCGCTATAAGGTAACCACTTTTTGTGCCCCTCCCACCATGTTCCGGTTTATGCTGCAAGAGGATGTTACCAAGTTCGACCTTTCCTCTATAAAACGCTGCTGCAATGCCGGCGAACCGCTTAACCCCGAAATTTTTCGTAAATGGTATGAACTCACCGGTGTCCGCATGACCGAGGGCTTCGGCCAGAGCGAATCGACCGTACTGCTTGCAAATTTTGAGTGGTTCGAACCAAAACCCGGCTCTACCGGAAAGCCCTCCCCGCTTTATGATATTCGGCTCATGAACGCAGATGGCGAAGAATGTGAAGACGGTGAGGAAGGAACCATTTGCGTGTTTGGCATTGACAAAGAAATTCCCGTTGGTTTGTTCCATGGCTATTTCCACAACGAAGAACAAACAAAGGCGGCCCTTGGCGGTAAATATTACGATACCGGCGATGTAGCTTGGCGTGACAGTGAGGGGTACTACTGGTTTGTGGGCAGAAACGATGATGTAATTAAATGCTCGGGTTACCGCATTGGGCCTTTTGAGGTAGAAAGTGCGTTGGTAGAGCACCCTGCGGTTGTAGAATGTGCCATTACCGGTGCACCCGACCCTATCCGCGGGCAGGTTGTAAAGGCAACCGTCGTGCTTGCCAAGGGTTATACCCCCAGCGATGAGCTGAAAAAAGAACTGCAAAACCATGTAAAACACACAACCGCGCCCTACAAATATCCGCGCATCATCGAGTTTGTAGACGAACTGCCCAAGACGATTGGCGGTAAAATCAAACGGGCGCAAATTCGCCATCAAGATGAAGGCAACCATATAAAATAACAGTTTTATAGATAAATAAAAAAGCTTCGGAACACTTCCGAAGCTTTTTCATTAGTAGTAAAATCGAATGAATTTGATACTGTAAAAATCACACGCAATAACATCGTCGCTTTCAAATTCATTAATTAAAATGTAGTTTGCACCTACTCCAACCAACCTGCCGTTTTTGGTCAACATCGTGCTGGTGCCAATTAAAAATTCAACCGACACCATTCGTCCTATTTGCGTCAGCATAAAACCGTTGAGATATTGCAGGCTTTCAACATTAACTGCTGCCGGCTGGTTAAACAGATTAATAGCGGTAAGCCCGGGCAAAACGTTAGGTGAGTTTCCGTCTACCGTTGTAGGCAGCTGAGGTAACGGCCCCATATCGCCAACATTAGACGTTGACGGAGGCATCAAAGCGGATGGGGACAAAAATCCGCTTTGAGCCGAGCCCGGAAATGTATTTACGATTGATCTTGGCGGGTTTGGTTGTTCTGGGGTTCGAGGTATCTGCCTTGTCATGTTGCTTTGGGGCACTGTTTGAGACGGCGCTGCACTGAATGGAAACATATCGCTTTGGGCAGCAGACGGGGGAGGCATGAATGGCGGGGGGCAGTTTGGGCACGTGCCTTGCTGTGCCGGCGAAAGCCACGGGTTTTGATTTATAATATCGTTCATAGGTACTCTCCTTTAACTAAATTTATGTTTGTGCATATTTTGATGTAGGAATATAGAAACAATGCTGATTAACGCGGTTATGGATTACCCCTACACCGCCTTTTGGAAAATAATCGATACACACCACACTGTAAGGGTTATAGAAAAACAGCGAATTATCAATGGCAGACAGCCTGCCTCCACCTAAAGCCCAATCTGCAATGTCATAATGTATTTGGTCTACCGACATATTCCATATGTTCTGTGCATTGTATTTGCCACCCAACGTATCGGTCATACAGTTAAACTGCCCAATTTGCTCCATAATTCGGCGCACATCTCCCCCGTTGCTGACACGAAAAAATTCACCGTAGGGCACGGTGGCTCGGTTCATAATTACGGTAGCCACAGCACGCATTCCTGCGTCGCCTTCTCCGCCTGCTTCACATTTAATCAGCCTTGCCAACATCTCCCTGCTATCGAAAGGCATTATCTTCACCTCTTTTATGGGTCGGTTTTACATCTCCGTTTTATTATATGGGCGCAGCACACGTTATGCTACAAAACGGCAATATGTCCTTGACATTTTCGTGCTGATTCGCTATACTCATTGTAAACTAGTTTTAATTTTATGGTTTACATTAGGAGAGTAAGGAATGACAACAAAAATCTCTATAAAAAAACTAACTCTTTGCGCATTGTTTGCGGCACTCACAGCTGTAATGTCTCAGCTTTTAATACCAATCGGCCCTATACCTATTAACCTCGCCATGCTTTCTGTTTTTGTTGCAGGGGGATTATTGGGCAGCAGTGCAGCTGCACTCAGCCAAACAGTATATGTGCTGATGGGTGCAGTAGGTTTACCTGTTTTTGCTATGTTAACCGGAGGAATAGGAATTGTCTTAGGCCCTACCGGCGGGTATATTATCGGGTACATTGCGGCTGCATGGCTGATTGGCTTGATTGTTACAAAAACGAGCAGAACATTTTTCAACTTAGTGCTTGCCATGATTACAGGTTTGGTGCTGTGTTATACATTAGGTACTGCTTGGTTTATGGTTGTAACAAAAAATGCATTGATAGAATCGCTGATGATGTGCGTTGTCCCCTTTTTAATTGGTGACGCGCTAAAAATTGCAGCGGCAGCGTTTTTGGTTAAGCGCCTGCAGCGCTTTGTTTAGGATGACGTTACGATGATACAAGATTTAAAGCACCCCATCATTTTACGCCCGCACCACGGGTTATGCCTGCAACACTTTGAAGGCAGTGGCTATAGCAAAGAATTTGTAGAAAATATGACATTGGTGCTCAAGCATCTCTCCGAACATCCCAGCCAAACGGTGCAGTTGCAATGTACAACCGATATTCTTTGCAGCCGTTGCCCGCACAATCTGCACAGCAGATGTAAATCAGGGCAAAAAGTGGCTAGTTACGATGCTGCCTGCCTTGCCCTATGCGGTTTGCGGGAAGGTGATATACTGAGTTGGAAACAGTTTAGACAATTGATTCAACTACATATTTTACAGAAACAAAAACTCTCAGGAGTGTGCATAAACTGCGAATGGCTTGCCATTTGTGGTAAGAAGACATAAAAAGGTCCGGTAATGGGGTGCTCCATTACCGGACTTTTTTGTTTACAGATAGATTTTATAAAGAACGTACAGCGTGGCTTGCAGTATTATAATAAACGGTATGCCTATTTTAAATTTGAAATGACGCGTTTTATGACGAAACAGCATCATAGAAGCATAGCAGCCCACCGAACCGCCCATAGCTGCCACTGTCATCAGCGTACTTTCAGGGATACGACGCTGCCGAGCTTTAGCCAAAAATTTGTCGTAACCGAACATTACAAAGCCAACCACGTTAATAATCGCGAGATATTCCAAAAAATAATTCATAAACCCAAACTTTCTTTGTGTAAAATTTAAAATGTCCTATTATTTACGGGTATTCCATCGCTTTTCTTTGATTGCCTCACGAAATTTCTCAAAAGTGTTCTGGTAACGTAAAGATTTTAAGTGAGGGAATGCATTGATGAGACGCCGATGCAATTTGTTACTGCGTATGAGCATTGCAATGCGTGCTTTCAACTTTTCGATATGCTCAGCCGCTGCTGCACGTTTTTCTTCAAATTCGGTACGGTATTCTTCCAAATCGGCTGCAGAACGCAGCTTTTGCAGTTTATTTTCAAACTTACTTTCTATATTTTGCTGGAACTGCTGTTTATAACTTTCGCTGCGTTCACGCAGTTCTTCTGCAGCGGCATATAATTGCTCTAACTTGCCCGAAATCTCCAGAGTGGTGCGAACAGAAAGTAAGGTATCTGCCATAAACAAAACTACAAGAATACCACCTAAAACGTAGATTGCCGTAACAGATAGTCTTTCTGCCACATATGCAGCAGAAGGATGGATGACCAGTACAACAACGGCAGAAAGCAAACCAAACAATACCGAGTTTAACAGGCAAACTCTGCCGTGGATATGAAACCGAAACTGGGAGTAATCCCACCACTTCATATGAAACAGCCGCTCTAACAGTAAGGCGGTAAAGTATTCAAGCACACTGGTAACCAGCATCCCGCAAAA from the Hydrogenoanaerobacterium saccharovorans genome contains:
- a CDS encoding AMP-binding protein gives rise to the protein MLERFLPRQEFDSYEDFKKNYKVNVPEHFNFGFDIVDAWAKEDSNKKALVWCDDHGEERIFTFEDIRKKSNQAANFFKACGVKKGTVVMLILRRRWEYWVAAVALHKIGATLIPGTLQLTKNDLIYRANAAKISMMVCVNDDFVIEQVEGAREEAPSIKHLALAGGKRDGWMNFDEEISKYSEDFVRPTGDEANNNDDIMLVYFTSGTTSHPKMVQHTFTHPLGHIVTAKYWQRVQENKLHMSVSDSGWAKFGWGKIYGQWCCGAVIFAYDMEKFVPLNLLEKLERYKVTTFCAPPTMFRFMLQEDVTKFDLSSIKRCCNAGEPLNPEIFRKWYELTGVRMTEGFGQSESTVLLANFEWFEPKPGSTGKPSPLYDIRLMNADGEECEDGEEGTICVFGIDKEIPVGLFHGYFHNEEQTKAALGGKYYDTGDVAWRDSEGYYWFVGRNDDVIKCSGYRIGPFEVESALVEHPAVVECAITGAPDPIRGQVVKATVVLAKGYTPSDELKKELQNHVKHTTAPYKYPRIIEFVDELPKTIGGKIKRAQIRHQDEGNHIK
- a CDS encoding cell wall hydrolase — its product is MPFDSREMLARLIKCEAGGEGDAGMRAVATVIMNRATVPYGEFFRVSNGGDVRRIMEQIGQFNCMTDTLGGKYNAQNIWNMSVDQIHYDIADWALGGGRLSAIDNSLFFYNPYSVVCIDYFPKGGVGVIHNRVNQHCFYIPTSKYAQT
- a CDS encoding DUF1284 domain-containing protein gives rise to the protein MIQDLKHPIILRPHHGLCLQHFEGSGYSKEFVENMTLVLKHLSEHPSQTVQLQCTTDILCSRCPHNLHSRCKSGQKVASYDAACLALCGLREGDILSWKQFRQLIQLHILQKQKLSGVCINCEWLAICGKKT
- a CDS encoding DUF1294 domain-containing protein, whose amino-acid sequence is MNYFLEYLAIINVVGFVMFGYDKFLAKARQRRIPESTLMTVAAMGGSVGCYASMMLFRHKTRHFKFKIGIPFIIILQATLYVLYKIYL
- a CDS encoding biotin transporter BioY → MTTKISIKKLTLCALFAALTAVMSQLLIPIGPIPINLAMLSVFVAGGLLGSSAAALSQTVYVLMGAVGLPVFAMLTGGIGIVLGPTGGYIIGYIAAAWLIGLIVTKTSRTFFNLVLAMITGLVLCYTLGTAWFMVVTKNALIESLMMCVVPFLIGDALKIAAAAFLVKRLQRFV
- a CDS encoding putative ABC transporter permease; the encoded protein is MFYFCKLILYFSFYSFLGWVCECIYCSVIQKKLVNRGFLTGPVCPVYGFGALLVIFLLRPFTQNAFLVFFCGMLVTSVLEYFTALLLERLFHMKWWDYSQFRFHIHGRVCLLNSVLFGLLSAVVVLVIHPSAAYVAERLSVTAIYVLGGILVVLFMADTLLSVRTTLEISGKLEQLYAAAEELRERSESYKQQFQQNIESKFENKLQKLRSAADLEEYRTEFEEKRAAAAEHIEKLKARIAMLIRSNKLHRRLINAFPHLKSLRYQNTFEKFREAIKEKRWNTRK